A stretch of the Halomonas sp. CH40 genome encodes the following:
- a CDS encoding porin, with product MKKTLLATAVAASMAATGAQAATVYDQDGSKLDVNGRIAMGIRGGGPEYNSAGQKIDNGAEFVDVYSRLGLSMSQQITNDLSAFGRVEWRFTGDERNTASGFNEVRHSYIGLKSAQYGTFQAGNYDSFYNTFVAAPFDVYIDRGLELSAGNGGDLQARGDSIGYYTPSLEGFTVFLSAKHLSDRGNVVGVRDEGSVIAAQGGVQYEQGPVTLGLGFVEDTIRDGGNGELLGGLVGSYAINDQASVRLAYEGREHSDTLGGGYDTVGLGGSYSTGPWGFAADIYDINPDGAGAEDRLSWALGSYYTVSSNFNVFLELQQDDQPDVTIGSGGIEADGDDVYWLTGARYFF from the coding sequence ATGAAAAAGACACTTTTAGCAACTGCAGTTGCAGCTTCTATGGCCGCTACAGGCGCACAGGCTGCTACCGTATATGACCAAGATGGCTCTAAGCTTGACGTCAATGGCCGTATCGCCATGGGTATCCGTGGTGGCGGCCCTGAATACAACAGTGCTGGTCAGAAAATTGATAACGGCGCTGAGTTCGTTGACGTTTATTCGCGTCTTGGCCTGTCAATGAGCCAGCAGATCACTAACGACCTGTCTGCTTTTGGTCGCGTTGAATGGCGCTTCACTGGTGATGAGCGTAACACTGCTTCTGGATTCAACGAAGTTCGCCACAGTTACATTGGTCTGAAAAGCGCGCAGTACGGTACCTTCCAAGCCGGTAACTACGACAGCTTCTACAACACCTTTGTTGCAGCTCCGTTTGACGTTTATATTGATCGTGGCCTTGAGCTTTCTGCTGGCAACGGTGGTGATCTTCAAGCGCGTGGTGATTCTATCGGTTACTACACGCCTAGCCTTGAAGGCTTCACTGTCTTCCTGAGCGCCAAGCACCTGAGCGATCGCGGTAACGTTGTAGGCGTACGCGACGAAGGTAGTGTTATCGCCGCACAAGGTGGTGTCCAGTACGAGCAGGGTCCTGTAACTTTAGGCCTGGGTTTTGTTGAAGACACCATTCGTGACGGTGGTAACGGTGAGTTGCTGGGCGGCCTGGTCGGCTCTTACGCGATCAACGATCAAGCTTCTGTACGTCTGGCGTACGAAGGTCGTGAGCATAGTGACACACTCGGCGGCGGTTACGATACTGTAGGTCTGGGCGGTAGTTATTCTACTGGTCCTTGGGGTTTTGCTGCTGACATCTACGACATTAACCCGGACGGCGCTGGCGCTGAAGATCGTCTTTCCTGGGCACTGGGTAGCTACTACACAGTTTCCAGCAACTTCAACGTCTTCCTGGAACTCCAGCAGGACGATCAGCCTGACGTTACTATTGGATCAGGCGGTATTGAAGCAGACGGCGATGATGTCTACTGGCTGACAGGCGCACGTTACTTCTTCTAA
- a CDS encoding ProQ/FINO family protein: MSASVMQLLDDLEARLKEAQQVIAALEAQNRELTSQLAESTPVQPPVDEPSVDETSTDQADASPQSPDSIPTPPSPHQLLDQWYERYPQAFFKGRTQPLKVGIHQDLADREPWSNKLIRRALANYVNLPRYIKAMREGVERVDLEGNSAGVVDAQAAEFAAQKRKANQQTQPPEATRLRKQPGKKISGKPYSEKQHSAKRAEVGKMVSKKTKPHNKAAVEPQKKYQEEFADTPQTTDFRSQPLSMEEKLASLQAKFKAR, from the coding sequence ATGTCGGCCAGTGTGATGCAGCTATTGGATGATCTGGAGGCTCGGCTTAAAGAGGCGCAGCAAGTCATTGCGGCACTGGAAGCGCAAAACCGCGAGTTGACTAGCCAGTTGGCTGAAAGTACGCCAGTGCAGCCGCCTGTTGATGAGCCTTCAGTTGATGAAACTTCAACAGACCAGGCAGATGCCAGCCCTCAATCGCCAGATTCCATACCGACTCCTCCTAGCCCTCATCAACTACTTGATCAGTGGTATGAGCGCTACCCACAGGCGTTTTTCAAGGGCCGCACTCAACCGCTCAAGGTAGGCATTCATCAGGATCTGGCTGACAGGGAACCCTGGTCGAACAAGTTGATCCGCCGTGCATTAGCCAACTATGTCAATTTGCCGCGCTATATCAAGGCGATGCGGGAAGGCGTAGAGCGTGTAGATCTTGAGGGTAACAGTGCCGGTGTGGTGGATGCACAGGCCGCTGAGTTTGCGGCTCAAAAGCGCAAAGCAAACCAGCAGACCCAACCTCCAGAAGCCACTCGCCTGCGGAAGCAGCCGGGCAAAAAAATATCCGGCAAGCCATATTCAGAAAAACAGCACTCAGCTAAAAGGGCTGAGGTGGGTAAGATGGTATCCAAAAAAACCAAGCCACATAATAAAGCGGCTGTTGAGCCACAAAAAAAGTATCAGGAAGAATTTGCGGATACCCCACAGACAACAGACTTTCGTAGCCAGCCGTTGAGCATGGAAGAAAAACTGGCCAGTTTGCAGGCAAAATTTAAAGCCCGCTGA
- a CDS encoding dihydrofolate reductase, whose product MNTVKPSSSASFEPLVPVAMIVAMAQNRVIGVDGQLPWYLPEDLKFFKRMTQAKPLVMGRKTFASIGKPLPNRLNIVVTRDKNWSHPGVRVCHCLQDALELADQQATIEAAEEVMVMGGGEIYTQALDTAQRLYITEVKVEVEGDTRFPELADSQWQEKQRVAGSPPPGQPDYDFVIYERLAPALSGVTGQGD is encoded by the coding sequence ATGAACACTGTTAAACCGTCATCATCTGCAAGCTTCGAGCCGTTAGTACCTGTGGCCATGATTGTTGCCATGGCACAGAATCGAGTGATTGGTGTCGATGGCCAGCTGCCCTGGTATCTGCCGGAGGATCTTAAGTTCTTCAAGCGTATGACTCAGGCCAAGCCTCTGGTGATGGGGCGCAAAACCTTTGCCTCCATTGGTAAGCCGCTGCCCAATCGGCTGAACATTGTAGTGACCCGCGATAAAAACTGGTCGCATCCCGGCGTGAGAGTCTGCCATTGTTTGCAGGATGCCCTGGAACTGGCTGATCAGCAGGCGACGATTGAAGCGGCTGAAGAGGTGATGGTCATGGGCGGCGGCGAGATCTATACGCAAGCGCTTGATACTGCTCAGCGTCTATACATTACTGAAGTCAAGGTCGAGGTTGAAGGAGACACCCGTTTTCCTGAGCTTGCAGACAGCCAGTGGCAGGAAAAACAGCGGGTAGCAGGTTCCCCGCCGCCTGGGCAGCCAGATTACGATTTTGTTATCTATGAGCGTCTTGCACCCGCGTTGTCAGGTGTGACAGGCCAAGGAGATTGA
- a CDS encoding thymidylate synthase has translation MRHVLEQGVDRDDRTGVGTRSVFGHQMRFDLSRGFPLLTTKKLHLRSIIHELLWFLRGETNIAYLQEHGVRIWDEWADADGNLGPVYGYQWRSWPRPEGGSVDQISQLVEQIKANPMSRRLIVSAWNPAQVDAMQLPPCHCLFQFYVAGGRLSCQLYQRSADIFLGVPFNIASYALLLSMVAQVTGLKVGEFIHTLGDAHLYSNHFEQAREQLTRKPYEPPQLRLNPQVDDLFTFAFDDIAIDAYEAHPHIKAQVAV, from the coding sequence ATGCGCCATGTACTTGAACAGGGCGTTGACCGGGATGATCGAACCGGCGTCGGTACCCGTTCCGTGTTCGGTCATCAGATGCGTTTTGATCTTTCGCGTGGCTTTCCGCTGTTGACCACCAAGAAACTCCATTTGCGCTCCATCATTCATGAGCTTTTATGGTTTCTGCGTGGTGAAACCAATATTGCCTATCTGCAGGAACACGGTGTGCGTATCTGGGATGAATGGGCCGATGCTGACGGTAACCTCGGGCCTGTCTACGGCTATCAGTGGCGCAGCTGGCCGCGTCCAGAGGGTGGTAGCGTTGACCAGATCAGCCAACTGGTCGAACAGATCAAGGCTAACCCGATGTCGCGGCGCCTGATTGTGTCAGCCTGGAACCCGGCCCAAGTGGATGCCATGCAGCTGCCTCCCTGTCACTGCCTGTTTCAGTTCTATGTTGCCGGCGGTCGCCTGTCTTGCCAGCTTTATCAGCGCAGTGCCGATATTTTTCTGGGTGTGCCCTTCAACATTGCAAGCTATGCGCTGCTGCTCAGTATGGTAGCGCAGGTCACCGGCCTGAAAGTAGGTGAGTTTATTCACACTCTGGGGGATGCCCATCTCTACTCGAACCACTTTGAACAGGCCCGTGAGCAGTTGACGCGCAAGCCCTATGAGCCGCCGCAGTTGAGGCTCAACCCGCAGGTTGACGATCTGTTCACATTTGCATTTGATGATATTGCCATCGATGCCTACGAGGCTCATCCCCATATCAAGGCACAGGTAGCCGTATGA
- the lgt gene encoding prolipoprotein diacylglyceryl transferase, with the protein MIAYPEIDPVAIAVGPLQVHWYGLMYVVGFVAAWWLGSVRAARIGLTRDDIGDLLFYAAIGVVVGGRLGYALFYGLEQWSADPLWVFRVWDGGMSFHGGLLGVLLAAWLYARKKQLAFLTLMDFIAPLVPIGLGAGRIGNFINHELPGRVTSLPWGMPFPGMGQEPRHPSALYEALLEGVVLFVLLWWISAKPQKRGLVSGTFLTGYGIFRFMVEFVRMPDAHIGYLAFGWFTMGMLLTLPMIALGLILIAWSQRQAVDVVGE; encoded by the coding sequence ATGATTGCTTATCCAGAAATTGACCCCGTCGCGATTGCAGTCGGCCCCCTTCAGGTTCACTGGTACGGGCTGATGTATGTAGTGGGGTTTGTGGCCGCCTGGTGGCTGGGCAGCGTTCGCGCAGCGCGGATTGGCCTTACCCGTGATGATATCGGTGACCTGCTGTTTTACGCAGCCATTGGCGTAGTGGTAGGCGGAAGGTTGGGTTATGCGCTGTTTTATGGCCTTGAACAGTGGAGCGCTGATCCACTATGGGTGTTCCGCGTCTGGGATGGCGGTATGAGCTTTCATGGCGGGCTTCTGGGGGTACTGCTGGCGGCCTGGCTTTACGCCCGTAAGAAACAGCTGGCATTTTTGACCTTGATGGATTTCATTGCACCGCTGGTGCCCATTGGCCTGGGAGCTGGGCGGATTGGCAATTTCATCAATCATGAATTGCCAGGCCGAGTGACCAGCCTGCCCTGGGGCATGCCGTTTCCCGGAATGGGGCAGGAACCGAGGCACCCTTCAGCGCTTTATGAGGCTCTGCTGGAAGGCGTTGTGCTGTTTGTGCTGCTGTGGTGGATTTCCGCCAAGCCACAAAAGCGTGGCCTGGTGTCTGGGACTTTTCTGACCGGTTACGGCATCTTCCGCTTCATGGTCGAATTTGTGCGTATGCCGGATGCTCATATCGGCTATCTTGCCTTTGGCTGGTTCACCATGGGAATGCTGCTAACGCTGCCGATGATAGCGCTAGGTCTGATATTGATTGCCTGGTCGCAGCGGCAAGCTGTCGATGTGGTTGGTGAATAG
- a CDS encoding sulfite exporter TauE/SafE family protein translates to MTVILTFAVYLLLGAVAGTMAGLFGVGGGLIIVPVLALAFEWQGIAPEVLMHLAIGTSLATIVITGASSAYGHFRKGSVDKPWFMALLPGLMLGAIAGVFVADTLSGTLLGTLFGVFVLLVALKMVMGLSPKPGSQAPGKLVMMAAGAVIGAISALFGIGGGTLTVPWLSRCGAKMTQAVGTSAACGLPIALFGALTFIVVGWGHPLLPAAATGFVMWPAFLGIVLTSVPFARLGVRLAHVLSAHILRYAFATLLTLVGLRFILG, encoded by the coding sequence ATGACGGTGATATTGACGTTTGCGGTCTATCTGCTGCTGGGTGCAGTTGCAGGCACCATGGCTGGGTTGTTTGGTGTTGGCGGTGGTCTGATCATCGTGCCGGTGCTGGCATTGGCCTTTGAGTGGCAAGGTATTGCCCCTGAGGTACTTATGCACCTGGCAATTGGCACTTCGCTGGCCACCATAGTGATTACGGGGGCATCCTCTGCTTATGGTCATTTTCGTAAGGGCAGTGTCGATAAACCCTGGTTTATGGCTTTGCTGCCTGGCCTGATGCTGGGCGCTATTGCCGGCGTTTTTGTGGCTGATACCCTTTCCGGCACTTTGCTTGGCACCTTGTTTGGTGTCTTTGTTCTGCTGGTGGCACTGAAGATGGTGATGGGGCTTTCGCCCAAGCCGGGCAGCCAGGCTCCGGGCAAACTGGTGATGATGGCGGCAGGGGCAGTGATTGGCGCTATTTCAGCCCTGTTTGGGATTGGCGGCGGTACCTTGACAGTACCTTGGCTGTCACGCTGTGGCGCAAAAATGACCCAGGCGGTGGGAACCTCTGCTGCCTGCGGGCTGCCTATCGCACTGTTTGGCGCACTGACTTTTATTGTCGTGGGCTGGGGGCATCCTTTGCTGCCTGCGGCGGCGACCGGCTTTGTCATGTGGCCCGCTTTTCTGGGGATTGTCTTGACCAGCGTTCCTTTTGCCCGGCTCGGGGTCAGACTGGCACATGTTCTATCCGCGCATATCCTACGTTACGCCTTTGCGACCCTGCTGACCCTGGTGGGGTTACGTTTCATTCTTGGTTGA
- a CDS encoding response regulator, protein MTYSYRKEHFWRHIIWPVLWPCLLVQLALVLLCILVAAMIMGGKPPETLWLPLLSIMAILLLGSSLNLGVFIVLLRARARRSERAFEQTIGELEEHVGVIGSHCNRAGLAAVVNDDTWMRAHLLERLESVNRQLAVMRHSGYKVLPGVTHSGEDSRETLLDDLAHTRQQLNHLQLGRDRAREESRLKSGYLNLLRRETSLLFKYVDHWAAHTEGGGVEGVSELKERLADIRALLGNLVDDAPVEASSRLKMPTRRASVLVVDDGPVNLMLAKQVLDKLGLEVTAVDSGEKALACQQQQHFDLVFMDIFMPEMDGLEASRRWRRYEQAQQLDSSILVALTANADGAGRERCLQAGMNDLLAKPYQPESLISRVVAWFPDEHFPDEPNEALTP, encoded by the coding sequence ATGACCTATTCGTATCGCAAGGAGCATTTCTGGCGTCACATCATCTGGCCTGTTCTGTGGCCTTGTCTGTTGGTGCAGCTGGCATTGGTGCTGCTGTGCATTCTGGTAGCCGCCATGATAATGGGCGGCAAGCCTCCAGAAACCTTGTGGCTGCCCCTTCTGAGCATCATGGCGATACTACTGCTCGGCAGCAGCCTGAACCTTGGTGTCTTTATCGTTTTGTTGCGCGCCAGGGCTAGGCGTAGCGAGCGGGCGTTTGAACAAACTATCGGTGAACTTGAGGAGCATGTCGGGGTGATTGGCTCACACTGTAACCGTGCAGGGCTTGCTGCTGTGGTGAATGATGATACCTGGATGAGAGCACACCTTCTGGAGCGCCTTGAAAGTGTCAATCGTCAACTCGCAGTGATGCGCCATTCAGGCTACAAAGTGTTGCCTGGCGTTACTCATAGTGGCGAAGATTCCCGTGAAACCTTGTTGGATGACCTGGCTCATACGCGGCAACAGCTGAACCACCTGCAGCTAGGGCGTGACCGGGCAAGGGAAGAATCGCGGTTAAAGTCCGGTTACCTTAATCTTCTGCGTCGCGAGACCAGCCTGCTTTTCAAGTATGTAGACCACTGGGCTGCACACACTGAAGGCGGTGGCGTGGAAGGTGTAAGTGAGCTTAAAGAACGTTTAGCCGATATTCGCGCACTGCTGGGTAACCTTGTTGATGACGCCCCGGTTGAGGCGAGCAGTAGGCTAAAAATGCCGACCCGGCGGGCCAGTGTGTTGGTGGTGGATGATGGTCCGGTCAACCTGATGTTGGCTAAGCAGGTGCTGGATAAGCTTGGCCTTGAGGTGACCGCAGTGGACAGTGGTGAGAAAGCCCTGGCCTGCCAGCAACAACAGCATTTTGATCTGGTATTCATGGATATTTTTATGCCGGAAATGGATGGCCTGGAAGCCAGTCGACGGTGGCGTAGGTACGAACAGGCGCAGCAACTGGACAGCAGTATTCTGGTGGCGCTCACGGCCAACGCTGACGGGGCTGGCCGTGAGCGTTGCCTGCAGGCAGGTATGAATGATCTGCTCGCCAAACCTTATCAGCCTGAAAGCCTGATCAGCCGTGTGGTTGCCTGGTTTCCTGATGAACATTTTCCTGATGAACCTAACGAGGCTTTAACGCCATGA
- a CDS encoding NRDE family protein, translating into MCLLAFDWQPQTLTPLRLIGNRDEFHERPTQPLHGWNDAPIIGGRDLQAGGSWLAINRHSGRVATVTNVRDPYLVPPRGAPSRGELIRQALTCPNLEDWLEQMSHDAHRYAGFNLLVATSDTLWHMHRGREKITLGRVSKGIHVLSNADLDTPWPKALNLQAAMQADRQIPQAHWPQVALRAIQQSQEAPSEAVPDTGIEPALEKKLSAAFIVGESYGTRATTWLTCHQGGSISITEQSFGPMAAPMGDITLTLEAA; encoded by the coding sequence ATGTGCCTTCTTGCCTTTGATTGGCAGCCCCAAACGCTGACCCCGCTACGTCTTATCGGCAACCGCGATGAATTTCACGAACGTCCCACCCAGCCACTGCATGGCTGGAACGACGCTCCTATTATCGGTGGTAGGGATCTTCAGGCCGGTGGCTCCTGGCTGGCGATCAACCGGCATAGTGGCCGAGTGGCAACAGTCACCAATGTTCGCGACCCTTACCTGGTGCCCCCTCGGGGAGCTCCCAGCCGAGGCGAGCTGATCCGCCAGGCATTGACTTGCCCCAACCTCGAAGACTGGCTGGAACAGATGAGTCATGATGCTCACCGCTATGCGGGCTTTAACCTGCTGGTAGCGACGTCTGACACCCTCTGGCATATGCATCGCGGGCGCGAAAAAATCACCCTTGGCCGTGTCAGCAAAGGCATCCACGTACTTTCAAATGCGGATCTGGATACCCCTTGGCCCAAGGCACTTAACCTGCAAGCGGCCATGCAAGCTGATAGACAAATACCGCAGGCTCATTGGCCACAAGTTGCGCTAAGGGCTATTCAGCAAAGCCAGGAGGCACCGTCAGAAGCCGTACCTGATACGGGTATCGAACCGGCGCTGGAAAAAAAGCTGTCAGCGGCCTTTATTGTTGGCGAAAGCTATGGAACCCGGGCGACGACTTGGCTGACATGCCACCAGGGTGGATCTATCAGCATCACGGAACAGAGTTTTGGCCCCATGGCAGCTCCCATGGGTGACATCACGCTCACGTTGGAAGCTGCCTGA
- the ptsP gene encoding phosphoenolpyruvate--protein phosphotransferase, with the protein MLEVLRRVIQEVNGARNLDAALATMVRRIRKAMHTDVCSFYLYDQELESLILMETIGLRTQAVGRVVLPLGEGLVGLVAKRSEPLNLEDAQLHPHFRYFESTGEERYSSFLGVPIIHQRQMLGVLVVQQAEKRRYDDEDEAFLVTMAAQLAGVLAHALATGNFTRPSLAGSQATFKGVAASPGIGIGEAVVITPPADLNSVPDLVPSDMDFEVSRLKEAVSKTRSEIRAAAERLVNRISAQELALFDVYQQMLGEAALTEEVEKRIREGQWAPGALADVVRRHVQYLERVDDDYLRERAADIRDLGRRVLAHLQEDTPSTPDTYPENAILVGDEISVAMLGEVPRERLKGLVSVRGSSTSHVAIIARAMGIPTVLGMVDLPLPRLSGAPVVLDGHRGRLFVRPSPELTAHYTTLIEEEKALTALLEHEQDLPSQTPDGYKVPLMVNTGLTVDVVALLKSRISGVGLYRTEVPFMITERFPGEKEQTRLYRDQLESFSPLPVVMRTLDIGGDKDLPYFPIEEANPFLGWRGMRVTLDHPEVLMVQLRAMLKASQGLDNLYVLFPMITNVEEVDEALRLMERAVEELGEEGIAVERPKVGVMIEVPAAIYQMDALAKRVDFFSVGSNDLTQYLLAVDRNNPRVADLYDALHPALLGALVELAQDAKRLDKPISLCGELAGDPAGALLLMAMGFNSLSMNAPNLPKVRAAIRRVTLVDAKQLLDEIMQLDTPAQVHAHLDARMDAWELGHLMPPKSCA; encoded by the coding sequence ATGCTCGAGGTGCTGCGTCGCGTCATCCAGGAAGTGAATGGCGCGCGTAATCTGGATGCGGCCCTGGCGACTATGGTGCGCCGGATCCGTAAGGCCATGCACACTGACGTGTGCTCGTTTTATCTTTATGATCAGGAGCTTGAATCATTAATCCTGATGGAGACCATTGGCCTGCGTACCCAGGCAGTTGGCCGGGTAGTGCTACCCTTGGGCGAAGGTCTGGTGGGTCTGGTGGCCAAGCGCAGTGAGCCACTTAATCTGGAGGATGCCCAATTACATCCTCATTTTCGCTACTTTGAATCCACCGGAGAGGAGCGTTACTCAAGCTTCTTGGGTGTGCCTATCATTCATCAGCGCCAGATGCTCGGCGTACTGGTGGTGCAACAGGCAGAAAAGCGCCGTTATGACGATGAGGATGAAGCCTTTCTGGTCACCATGGCGGCTCAGTTAGCGGGCGTATTGGCACATGCCCTGGCTACCGGCAACTTTACGCGACCTTCGCTGGCAGGCAGCCAGGCAACTTTCAAGGGGGTGGCAGCATCACCGGGTATCGGTATAGGCGAGGCGGTGGTGATCACGCCACCGGCAGATCTTAATAGCGTGCCAGATCTGGTGCCGAGTGACATGGATTTTGAGGTGTCCCGCCTCAAGGAGGCGGTCAGCAAGACCCGGAGTGAAATTCGCGCGGCGGCAGAGCGACTGGTCAATCGTATTTCAGCTCAGGAACTGGCACTGTTTGATGTCTATCAGCAGATGCTGGGTGAAGCAGCACTGACCGAGGAAGTGGAAAAACGCATCCGCGAAGGCCAGTGGGCGCCAGGGGCGCTTGCCGATGTGGTGCGCCGTCATGTGCAATATCTGGAGCGCGTTGATGACGACTACCTGCGCGAACGTGCGGCGGATATTCGTGATCTGGGCCGTCGGGTGCTGGCGCATCTGCAGGAAGATACGCCCTCTACACCGGATACCTATCCGGAAAACGCCATTCTGGTGGGCGATGAAATCAGCGTGGCCATGCTGGGTGAGGTGCCGCGCGAGCGCTTGAAAGGACTGGTATCCGTGCGCGGTTCAAGCACCTCCCATGTGGCGATTATCGCCCGGGCCATGGGCATTCCAACGGTATTAGGAATGGTTGACCTGCCGCTGCCGCGCCTTTCCGGCGCCCCAGTGGTGCTGGACGGCCACCGCGGGCGCCTGTTCGTCCGTCCCAGCCCTGAACTGACCGCTCACTATACCACCCTGATTGAAGAAGAGAAGGCCCTGACAGCCCTGTTGGAGCACGAACAGGACTTGCCTAGCCAGACCCCAGATGGCTACAAGGTGCCGCTGATGGTGAACACGGGCCTGACCGTGGATGTGGTGGCCTTGCTGAAAAGCCGTATCAGTGGTGTGGGGCTGTACCGTACCGAAGTGCCCTTCATGATTACCGAGCGCTTCCCCGGCGAAAAAGAGCAGACGCGACTGTATCGGGATCAGCTGGAAAGCTTTTCGCCCTTGCCTGTGGTGATGCGTACCTTGGATATTGGTGGAGACAAGGACTTGCCTTACTTCCCGATTGAGGAGGCCAACCCCTTTTTGGGTTGGCGGGGTATGCGGGTCACGCTTGATCATCCGGAAGTTCTGATGGTCCAGTTGCGCGCCATGCTCAAAGCGTCCCAGGGGCTGGATAATCTGTATGTGCTGTTCCCGATGATTACCAATGTTGAAGAAGTTGATGAAGCCTTGCGCCTGATGGAGCGGGCGGTTGAGGAGCTGGGTGAAGAGGGTATCGCGGTTGAGCGGCCCAAGGTAGGCGTCATGATTGAAGTGCCGGCGGCGATCTATCAGATGGATGCCCTGGCCAAGCGGGTTGATTTCTTTTCAGTGGGAAGCAATGACCTGACCCAGTACCTGTTGGCGGTCGACAGAAACAATCCACGGGTCGCTGACCTTTATGATGCACTGCATCCGGCTCTTTTGGGGGCACTGGTGGAGCTGGCTCAGGATGCCAAACGCCTGGATAAGCCAATTTCACTGTGCGGTGAGCTGGCGGGAGACCCGGCGGGCGCGCTTTTATTGATGGCTATGGGCTTTAACAGTCTATCCATGAATGCACCAAATTTACCCAAGGTGCGCGCCGCAATACGCAGAGTTACCTTGGTGGACGCGAAACAGCTCCTTGATGAGATCATGCAGCTGGATACGCCAGCACAGGTACATGCCCATCTGGATGCGCGTATGGACGCTTGGGAGCTTGGCCATTTGATGCCGCCCAAGTCCTGTGCCTAA
- a CDS encoding HAD-IB family hydrolase, whose translation MSLAIFDLDNTLLSTDSDHAWGEFLLEQGAVDAVAYHAANERFMADYNAGTLDIHAFLEVALKPLAEHSPEQLAAWHQQFMASKIEPHILPKAEELIARHRTRGDTLLIITATNLFITGPIAERLGIDHLIAVEPEIIDGRYTGRVSGIPSFREGKVTRLEQWLEHQDMTLDGAWFYSDSHNDLPLLEQVDHPIAVDPDDTLRQIAEQRQWRIMSLRD comes from the coding sequence GTGAGTCTGGCTATTTTCGATCTGGACAACACCTTGTTATCCACCGACAGCGATCACGCCTGGGGCGAATTCCTGCTCGAGCAAGGCGCGGTAGATGCGGTGGCCTACCACGCCGCCAATGAACGCTTTATGGCGGACTATAATGCGGGCACCCTGGATATCCATGCCTTTCTGGAGGTGGCCTTAAAACCACTGGCCGAGCACAGCCCCGAACAGCTTGCCGCCTGGCACCAGCAGTTCATGGCCAGCAAGATTGAACCGCACATCCTGCCCAAGGCCGAAGAGCTTATTGCCCGCCACCGCACGCGTGGTGATACGCTGTTGATTATCACTGCCACCAATCTGTTCATTACCGGCCCGATTGCCGAACGGCTGGGTATTGATCATCTGATCGCCGTGGAGCCAGAGATCATTGATGGCCGCTACACAGGCAGGGTAAGCGGCATTCCGAGTTTTCGTGAAGGCAAGGTCACCCGGCTTGAGCAATGGCTGGAACACCAGGATATGACCCTCGACGGCGCCTGGTTCTATAGCGACTCACATAATGACCTGCCGCTCCTTGAGCAGGTAGATCATCCGATCGCGGTTGACCCCGACGACACCCTGCGCCAGATCGCCGAACAGCGCCAGTGGCGAATCATGAGCCTGCGGGATTGA
- a CDS encoding malate dehydrogenase: MKDPVRIAITGGAGQISYSLIFRIAAGDMLGKDQPVILQLLEIPQALDALNGVVMEVNDCAFPLVQDIVATDDPNVAFKDADFALLVGARPRGPGMERKDLLEANAAIFSVQGKALNDHASRDVRVLVVGNPANTNALIASCNAPDLDAGQFTAMTRLDHNRALTQLAQKTGKHVTDVEGMIIWGNHSATQYPDLAQCTVDGKAAFDLVERDWYENDFIPTVQQRGAAIIKARGASSAASAASSAIDHMHDWALGSKGIVSMAIPSDGSYGIEEGIIYSYPVRCHGGKYEIVQGFELDAFSKEKMAATEKELREERAAVEHLLG; the protein is encoded by the coding sequence ATGAAAGATCCTGTTCGTATTGCGATTACCGGCGGCGCCGGTCAGATTAGCTATTCACTTATTTTCCGCATTGCCGCTGGTGACATGCTGGGCAAAGATCAGCCGGTGATTCTCCAACTGCTGGAAATTCCCCAGGCGTTGGATGCCCTGAATGGCGTTGTTATGGAAGTTAACGACTGTGCCTTCCCGCTGGTGCAGGATATCGTTGCCACGGATGACCCGAACGTTGCCTTTAAAGACGCTGACTTCGCCCTGCTGGTAGGTGCCCGTCCGCGTGGCCCGGGTATGGAGCGTAAAGACCTGCTGGAAGCCAACGCCGCGATCTTCTCGGTGCAGGGCAAGGCACTGAATGATCATGCAAGCCGTGATGTGCGCGTTCTTGTTGTTGGCAACCCGGCCAACACCAACGCCCTGATTGCGTCCTGCAATGCGCCGGATCTGGATGCTGGTCAGTTCACTGCCATGACGCGTCTGGATCATAACCGTGCGCTGACCCAGCTGGCCCAGAAAACCGGCAAGCACGTGACGGATGTTGAAGGCATGATTATCTGGGGCAACCACAGTGCTACCCAGTACCCGGATCTGGCCCAGTGCACGGTTGACGGCAAGGCAGCGTTTGATCTGGTTGAGCGCGACTGGTACGAAAACGACTTTATCCCGACCGTACAGCAGCGCGGCGCAGCCATCATCAAGGCCCGCGGCGCTTCTTCTGCGGCCTCTGCAGCATCTTCTGCCATCGACCACATGCACGATTGGGCGCTGGGCAGCAAGGGCATTGTCAGCATGGCGATCCCGTCAGACGGCAGCTATGGCATCGAAGAAGGCATCATCTACTCTTACCCGGTGCGTTGCCACGGCGGTAAGTACGAAATCGTCCAGGGCTTTGAGCTGGACGCCTTCAGCAAAGAGAAGATGGCCGCGACTGAAAAAGAGCTGCGCGAAGAGCGTGCAGCGGTCGAGCATCTGCTTGGCTAA